In the Endozoicomonas sp. SCSIO W0465 genome, AATGTCATTACTGAGTATTGCTTTAGCTATATCTGCCTGATGACATGCCCCTCTGTGCTCAAGTAGCTCCATGAGCATTACGGGCTGATACACATGGGACATTTTCATCTTCTTGGAGATGTACTCTTCTAGTTCGTTAAATGTCATATCCTTACTTTCCGCACTTCTGTTCTTTTAGTCCCTTGAACTGCCTTTGCTCATAATCAGATAGAACAAGACCATAGTTCTTAACAACACGAGTAAACCTCAGTACGTACTGGCAGTGAAAAGACTTTGCTGGTGGTAGCCAATCAAGTACACCTAATGCACCTTTTTCACGGTTTACACTTGCCTGTACTGCAAACAGGTTAACCTCGTCATTAGCAAACTGTTTACGCTTTTCAGGTGTCCACGTATACGCTCCATGATCCCATGCCCACTTCAGGGGCACTAAGTGGTCAATGTCTACATCTCTAGCGTTATAGAATGTCTTACCTGTATACGGGTCTAACCATCTACCCCTCTGAACTGTGCATTTGTTAGAGCCTGTATCAATAGTGCTGGTGCTTTGCTTCATAAGAAGCTCATGGCGAGTATTTACACAGTCTCGGTCATCATCAGCCCAAGAACCAAAATATGAACGTTTGTACTTAGGGATTGAGCCGGAGCTGGATGTACTTACTTTACTACTATGAAGTGTACCATCTGGCTGAGACTTTGATCCCTTGGGTAAGCGCCCACCGGAGTTAATACAATCTTGAACGGAGTCATAGGGAGTGAAGTTCTTTGTCCTGCTGTAGTAGGTGGAGCTTCTATCATGGCAAATACCTGAGTTGCTCTTTTTAACTACATCAGCATTGGAAACAGCAGCGAAGGCGAAGCAAAAAAATAGAGCGATTAACCTATTCATAAAAACTTCTCTGAAGTAGATTTTTGATTATAAAGCCAATAGCTTTCTATATTGCTCAACCACTTTCTCGTAGGATTCATGAGCAAACAAAGGGAAACGAGTTATCGTCAAGTCACCTTCACCAAAATGCATGTCACTGTACATGTTTTCCATAGGTCTTACATGTTCAAGATACATTTCAAGAAATAACTTTTTATTTTCTAAAAACAATTGATCCAAATATTCTTGTTCATAAAAGCCATAATCCTTTTTCCCATAGACTCCTTCAGCTCCAGTTTTAACAAAAAACTCATATGCTTTATAATCTATAGAGTTCGGGCTATAAGCATAAACTTTTTCGAAGTGTTCAAATCCACATTTAACAACCAATTCTCTGTAATAATCAAATTCAGGAATACCAAAGTCATCAATCATAGAGAACTCTTCAAGTTGACATATAAGATCAATAAAACCACTACAAAATTCTTTCATGTACTCAGCAGTTGGGTAAATGTTGTTATTAACATTTAGCAATCCTAAGTATACAGTTCGAAGCTTTACTATAAGCACTTCACCAGATTCTGCATTAATAAAGTTATCATCTAGTTCATGTAGGCTTTTATTTAAAGCATCCACTGCTGATTTAAGATCATTAAAACCAACGTGATAATGATCAGGCAAATACAACTCATCAAACAAATTCATAAAGGACATCCCTATCTCATCTGGACTGTAATTAAATTTCTTTCAATTTTTTATACAAATAGACTTTCTGAGCAAACTCGCGACTGAAAAATATATTAAAAGGTGAAACACTGCCATTAGCAGCGGCAAAATCATGGTTAGATTTTATGTCTATGCAAAACTGAGTATTAGCTTGATACCATAAAGCCAAGTGGCCTTTTGAATGAAGGTCATAATCACAAAAACCATTAAATTGATTGTATTTTACGAAGTACTCAAAAGCCTTGTAATCATCAGAATCAATATCAAAAGGAAAGCAACCAATTGCATTAAAATGATCAAACCCTAACTGAATAATCTTCTCTTTTATAATTAAAATCTGATCATGATTTCCTAGAAAGTCATTACAAATAGAAGAAACGCTAGACACAATATCAATATATTTAGAAGCAACACTATAAGCATCACTAAAGACATTCCATTGTATAAGATTATATCTTTTATCATTAATCTCTTTAAGTAGAGAACCTATATCTGCCAGCTCATCTTGAAGTTTACTGTCTGGGTACTCTGGATTCATTTTAAACATCAATGAATCATATTTTCTTTGTATGCCTGTAAATAAGGCATCTAGAGTAATCTTTTGAATACAACTGTATGTAGCTATAGGATGCATTGGCTTAACCTCAAGAAAAGTGAATATTCTGCACCGAATATGTGGTGTACCAGATTCTATAGACACATGTTGATCGTATGTCCAATATCACCAATCTTTGAAGATAAAACTCACGCTACCGCCCGATGATTTAGCAAGCACCCTCAGAAGTCCTTGCGTAGCGTGGTTCACGATAGCTATTGCTTGATTTTTAACCTAATTCTCTATGTACAAGCAGGCAAAACCACTGCTAGGTAGCACTCTCCGGCAACATTTCATGAGTTGACTATGGTACAACTCCGTAGCCTTTGAGTCAGTAGCTACCGCTTGCCTAACCACAAAATACTCTGATATAAGCCTCTTAAGCTGTACTTTAGAACCAAAGGAAGGTGATAGTGGAAATTACCATCAAGCAGATACAAGAATTCCGCCCTTCTGGTTGCTCCCTTATAGCCTATGACAAAGAAGGAAATAGGCTTGGACATGCTTATATTTCACTAGATGGTGATGTAGCAACACTAGTAGATATCTATGTCAGACCAGACACAAAAAAACGCACCCTTCTACCCTTTCTCAACCGAAAAGCAACATTTCGCAATAGAGGTATAGGCAGTAAATTACTTCAACATGTAATAGCTCTTTGTGAAGCAACTAATGTCACAGCCCTTAAAGGTCGAATGGAAGGTGACATAAGCAGACTTGAGCTTTGGTATGCGAAGTATGGCTTCATCATTAGTGGTACAGATATCACCCTTACATTCAGCGAATAGTGCTGTTTCCCACAACATATAGCACTTCTTGAGGCACAAGATTGAGGCACAAGACTTTAGCTGACATCTGCGCTTGCAAGTACTACAGAGTGGTCTACCTTCACTGCTGACCACATGAACAAAAATCCCATAACGGAATGGTACTGCTGTATGAGAGATGCCCTAAATGGACTTCAAGAGAATGGTTACTGCATCATTAGAGGTAGCACAATACAAGAACTTCAAAAGTTCGCATCTGATTTAGGTCAAATTGTGTACACAACAGAAGTTCAGGTAAACATAAACTCAAGAGCTTTAGTTACATCCGACCGAGAACTTAAGCTTCACACAGACCATCATGCAGTGAATTACATTGCATGGTACTGTCATAAACAGAGTACTGCTGGTGGTGAAAGTGTACTCCTTGACACTAATCTAATACTCCCAAAACTTTCAAATCATGACGTGCAGGCACTACGGGGGATACATGCATATGAGCATAAAGTATTCGACGATGATGCAGAGCAGCACCCTATTCTAAGCAAATCCGAATCTAATGATTTAGAAGTCTATTATTCCTACTGGTTAATGGATGACAAAGACAGAGTAAATATTCATTTCCAGAAACTTAAAGAATTAATCGAAGAAAGCAAACCACTTAAGTTCAGGCTAGAAGCAAATGATGTACTAATCCTGAATAACAAAAGAGTTCTACATGGAAGAACAGAAATACAAGGGGACAAGGACAGACATCTAACAAGATATTGGATTAAGTAACAATAAACGTTAACAGAGGAAATACAGGATATGACATCAGCCATACATGAAGCTAAAAATTTGGTATATCCAGATGCTATTACTGAAGATGAAATTCAGTATTTCGTTGCAAAAGGTGTACACCCAGACATAGCTAAGATTGATTTCGGAATGATCAAGATGAAGCTAAAGGAAAAGGATGAAGGTCTCGGCTGGAGTGACGAACAATGTGAGAGTGGTGAATTGGAGTACAAGCGTTATTTGACTATGTGTCTGAAGTTCGGAAAAGGAATGGTGCCGAATAAAATCATGGATAATTTTTGGCATTACCACATTTTAGATACAAGGGCTTATGAAAGAGATTGCAATGCCCTATTTGGTGGGATCATGCATCATTACCCGTATTTTGGCATGAGAGGAGAGGAAGATTCTCAGGACTTAAAAAAATCATTTTACAAGTCCAGGGATTTATATGAACAGGAGTTTGGAGAGCCAATGGCAAGGGAAGAGCATACAGACTGTTGGCACGACTGCGAAAATCGATGCTGGCACGCTTGCCCATCTATAGCAGCATAAAGTTAATAGGCTCAGTGGATGAGCCATTATATGAGAAATTGCTCACAATAAATTTGTTATAATGTAATAAAGCCTTACTACTAAATCCCAAACATCTAGCCCTTTCAAATACCCCTAAATAGCCCACAATGTAGCATTAACAAATAAACGCAGAGTGCTGTGAAATAATCAGCTATGTATGAGGTAGCTACAACCGTGTCAGTTTAAGAAACCTGCCTATAACCACGATGGAATGCAGGAACTAAGATTTTGGACATTAAACTTAAACACAAACCCAAGTGATGCGCCCTTTGAGGTGCAGATATACATTAGTTGCCACAAATAGCTTATGTATATAGAGGTGAGATCATCACCGACCGTTAGTTGCGATGACAGATTTGTTGTTTGGCTTATAAAAAGCCTTACAGAGGGAGAGACCGCTAACCTGCTTCCTAAAGATCTATTTGTGGTGCGTTCTGGCTCCGTCAGCAAGTACTGAATCAATAGTCCCTTTGCAGGGATTGATGTGAACATCACCTTCAGCAATATATATTTAATAAGGCTCTTGTAGGATTTCAGACTGCTACTGGGTTGAACATTGCTGAAGCCCTTTATCTACAAAGGTTGTCAGCATATTGTCCGGTAATGTTGCTCAATCCTTGTTTTTCGTGACCTACAGTCAGTTTTCACTGTAGAGCAGTTCGTAATCAAAATAGAGCCTTTAATAATTAATTAATAAAGATACAGTTAGTAATTCATTAGCTTACGGAGTAAGCGTATATGGATTGCGTAACTGTTTGCCATTACGAAGTAATGTGCAATAGATATTCATCTCAGACAATCATTGATATGTAATTCATCTGAGATAATTACTTCATCACTACGTCACAGCAATCATTGAGATAATTATTTGAGGCTCTTTTCGGGTTACAGACTGCTCTGCAATGAAAATTGGCCAAAGGCCTTGATATACAATGCCTTCAGGAAACTGCTGGCTAAATATTGCCAAGCCCTGCCACAGGAGGATTCCAGCCTGATTTATGAAATCAGCAGTCTGCAATACGAAAAGAGCCTTATTTGATGTATTCACTGATGTGTAATTCATCTCAGACAATCATTGAGATAATTATTTGATGTATTCACTGATGTGTAATTCATCTCAGACAATCATTGAGATAATTATTTGATGTATTCACTGATGTGTAATTCATCTCAGACAATCACATCCAACAATTTATTTCTATATACCAAAGGACACATATGGAATTCAACAACTGGCTAAATGAACAGATCCAATTAGGACATTTGCAATTGAATACAAGATCTAGTGCTGAATACAAATATAATACGATAATTGGGTTCGGAAGGAAATGGTCTAGCAAGAAATCCGATGCAAAAAAAGTAGGCTCTTTTCGTATTGCAGACTGCTGATTTCATAAATCAGGCTGGAATCCTCCTGTGGCAGGGCTTGGCAATATTTAGCCAGCAGTTTCCTGAAGGCATTGTATATCAAGGCCTTTGGCCAATTTTCATTGCAGAGCAGTCTGTAACCCGAAAAGAGCCAAAAAGTAAACATTGAATTCTCCCTAACACAAGATGAATATTTGCAGTTGGTTTTCAATGCAGGTCTATCTCATCCAAAACAGATCGGCCTTGCCTCTAATGATTACCAGCTAGGACGTATTGGAGATACCGGAGGATATGTCATGGGCAATTGCAGATTCATCACTCAAAAGCAAAACAAGAAAGAAATGGGAGATAGACATGGCTGCAAGAGGAAAGGCAAAGATCATCATATGTACGGGAAAAGAGGCAAAGACAATCATATGTACGGCAGAACAGGCAAAGATCATCCCTCATATGGGCGTTTGCCTTGGAAAACTGGCAAAGCAAAAAATAATCAAGAAAGTATGTCTGCTTGGGAACAACTCCCCGGATTATATCAGCTATGGAAAGATAATAATTCCCCTAGATGTGGCAAATTCAGATCATTAGCTGTTCAGTACAATTTTCCAGATATCAACTATGAAAAAATGATCAAGTACTTCAATGGAACAAATAATCACAAAGGAGGAATAGATTATTTGTTAAAGGAACACGCTAAATATGACTGAAAGAACATCTAATAGTCACATCCAGAAGAAATAACAAAGGAATATTCAATATGAATTACAGAGATTTGAATTTAGGACTATACAACCCACATCTGCTAGACGGAATAACAATTAGCGAAGCGTGGCAACTTGTACATAATAGATTAATTGATTCCGGTGTAAAACCAAATCATATTAGATACAGGAAGACGATGGAAAAACTAAGTGAGATTATAAATTCAGCTGATGAAATGGCGTTTATAGGAATACAAAAAAGATAAAATCATTCCTCAGAATGATGTACTGCTTACGTATACATTGCAATTTGCGTACAAGTACCTATTAAATCTTTATTTACCTATTGATAACATTTCTAGTGCTAATAATTTATAAACATAATATTTCATAACTTTTGTCAGTACATGTACAAATAATAGTCAATCACTGCTTACTACGATCAAATTGATTTGAAATTATAAAATAAGGTACGCATTAATGAAAAAAGTGATTATTCCATTTATTGCTTCCACAATTTTAGCTGGATGTGCTACAGGTTCCTTTGAAGCTAAAGAAGCTCCTGAAGGAGTTGGTTACACAGGGATATACGGTAAAGATGGCATTATGACTTCTTACCGCACAAGCAGAAAAGTACAGCCTAAAGCAGACCTTGGTGTATGTATCGCCTCGAACATTTCAGCTAGTGATGTGTCTTTCAGTGGTACGCAGTACTCTAGGGGTGCTTTAACTGGCAATGTATATAAGTTAAACGACTCAAACACTGAACAAGCTAAAGGTGCTCTTACTGCATCATCAGAGTCTATGGCAATGGGGGTTGAGCAGACTACAAGAGTTGCGAAAGACTCATTTGGTCTAATGAACCTCACATATAATTTGAAGCATAATGTGACAGCGAAAATTGATGGAAGTAGTTTGAAGTTCAAGTTTGATCGGCTGAATTTTAACCAAGCCAACTCAGGCTCACTTGGTGCAGGAAGCTTCAAAGATAATGGTGTTGTTACTTGGATTCCATCAATAGTAGATGGTGCAATAGAGCAGTACAACGAAACAGCTGATCGTATCACACTATGTTTAAATGGTGATGATTTTTAGGATACATCAAACAATACCTATAACTATTTGAGTACTAGGAATTTAATGAATAATACTAAATGGACAAAAGAAGAAGTACAGGCAGTAGTTGAGTACGTAAAAGTATATGAATTTAGCTATGCCAATATTCATAAAATTAAACTGAATCGTAGTGAAGAGTCGATTAAGTACAAGTTAAGAGTAATAAAGAACCTTGTTCTAAATAATAGTGCTCCAAAGGGTTATGAAATGTTTACTGAGTCTCATTTAAACGAGATTCGTGAAATTATAGATGCGAACCTAAAATAATTAAAACACACAGAATGATCCTCAGGAATTAAAGTGTTTATGGAAAACATGACAAAAGAGGAACAACGTGATTTTCTCGCAATGGCGGCTGAAGAGTCAGGTCTAAATAAAATCCTGACCTTTAAAGGGCAGTCAAATGCTAAACACTATGAGTCCTATAGATTCTATAGGAAATCAGGTCTATACGGCATAGAGTTCTGGGGAAACGCTGGGCTTGGATTTTATGGAGACGCTGATTTCTTTAAGTCTATTAGTCATGCATTCATTGATCACCCAAAGTTGAAAAGAATTCATGGCAAGTACATTGAGTTTCAAATAGACACAGATTTTATTGAAATCTGTAAAATGATCATCCCTCATATTGTAGTAGATGATACTGACATTGAAACTGATAGTATTAATAGAGATATTATAGAGCGTGAGACATATGACTCATTAGATTCATTTGCTAAATGGCGATATGATGAAATTGACAGAATTAAAACATCAATAAATGATGTATTTGGTGGAAAGTCGCTATTTGCTTTCGAACATGCTAAAACAATAAAAGAGCATGGTTCAAATGCAATACATCCAGACAACATACAGCTTATGGTACAACGTGAGAACTCAGTAAAGAATGGCACATCTATGAAACGGATGTCATGGGAAGAACAGGTTGAGGAGATAGAGTTTTATATGTCTCGTACGAGGTACAATCTGGATGATTCCCAAAAGATGATCATCAACAAGCTAATTATACAGCTCAAATCAGTTTATGAGCTATAAACAACAGATCTGTTGAAATAATCTGAAAATTACTAGAGGGTTCTGGTAATCAGAACCCCAGTAATATCCTGTGTGAATCCATCTTCATCAAAAGTGTGAACTACAGTTTCTACCCTGAAAAGGTTCTGTACTTCTTGGCCTGTAGGATATGCAAGACCAGTCTCAGTATCAGGTACTGCTGAGTCAATGAATCTTAATAAAAAGTACGGCTCATGACGTAAGGAGTCCATTTGTAATGTAGTCCCATCCACTAATGATCTTTTCCGTTCATTAATAATATCAATAAGCTCTCCTTTAAACTCTTCTTCTGAACCAATTAGCCAATACGGATCACCAACAACGGACAGTGAAATAGTTTGTAGGTGTAGCCCATTATAATAATTACTTCTCTCTACTCTTTTTATTGCTGAAGCTAAACTATCATTATTATTTTTTGTGCCTATTGCTGTTTCAGTCTCTCCATAACTAATTGGAATCTGGATAGAACTTGTATTTCTTTGAAAAGAACTAAAATCTCTAATATTCTGAGTAGACGAATTAACTGTATCAATACTACTTGGATTGTAGTTGTAAAGATTTTTCGGATTACCATTAGATGTAACTAACACTGGATCGGCAGGCTGAGCGTCGGACACGTAAAAACCATCTCTGTTATTCTTATCTAAACGACTTTCGATGTTTCTCTCAGAAACATATGAGTACAAATCATTATAATTAGCACTCAAATCAAGTATCTCATTATTGAGTCCTGTAAATGTATACTCATAGGACTTTATACCTAATCTACCGTCAGTACTTTTTAATGCTGCATTTTGTATCGTACGCAAAGCAGATAAAGAATTACTTTCAGGTATATTCAATTGCTGTAGGCTTGTACTATCAGCCGTACTGTATTGAATTACATAATACGTAATCAGGTAAATGGGTGTTTTTCTAACTGGATCATAACCAGCATAATCATATACAGGTACAACCTGTATAAACTGCCTTTTGTAGACACCATCATCTGATATTACTTGATCCATTACTAAATCAAATATTTTACCTATACTAAAATCAGGAGCGAAAGACCAAGTAGTGTTCGAAGTACCTTTCTTGCTCTGAACTTTAAGGTTTCCAATTGATGGCTGAACAATAATTTTTCGATAACTCTCAGGTTGTACTTCACCATTTCCTGTTTGAACTCTATCTTTGAACTGAGCCTCATCAATAGAATTAATTACACTCTCTAACTCATTAGCAAAATCTTGAACTGTATTTTTAGATGTAAATTCTACCTGCTCACCTAGAAACCAAGTATCTGGATCATGTAGAAAGTTCATAAAAGTACATTTAAAAGTATATGTTGTACCTGCACCACCTTCAGGGTCAATATCAATATTTTGCACTTGTATCCTATAAGTTCTTCCGTATGCACCTAAGTCTACTGGTTTATTTGTTATAGGGTCATATCCTTTATAACCAATGTCTAGCAATAATGGGATTTTACTTAACGTTTGTATCCCAAGTGAAAAAGCTGCATTATCCAACCGATCAAGCAAGGTTCTTCCATACGGCTCATAAATTTCAATATCAACTAGTTGAACACTGGAATTTTTTGTCCTTGGTGTACCTGGAGCAACTGATTTAATTTCAATATTTTTTATTTCAAAGGAGCTTGTAACACCACTTTCAGCAATTACAACCTCCGGAACATCTTGCTTTGGGTCTCTTTGAAACTGCCTAAAACCACTAGCTGACATCATGTATAATTTGGCAGTCCAAGTAGAGTTATGTAATCCTAACAATGGATTTCTGTAAGGTTCAAAATAATCATACAGATTAACATTATGATTATTTTGAGAGCTGAATATTATATTAGAATCACTTTTAAGCTCTGTATCTAAAAGTACAGGATTAAAGCCCTTTGCAGCATTTTTCATTTTCCACTCCTATAAATTTGGAATATCATTAATGAATACTTTCCCTTTTTGCAACTTGAGGAGTTTATTATTTGTACTAACACCTTGTTTCGTAATATTAATAAGATCATCTAGTTTATTTGTTATTGCATCATTAGGTAGTAAAGCAGCACTTTCGGATTTACTTTTAACAACTGGCTTATTGAAAGAAAATTGATCACGATATTCATTCAG is a window encoding:
- a CDS encoding HNH endonuclease family protein; the encoded protein is MNRLIALFFCFAFAAVSNADVVKKSNSGICHDRSSTYYSRTKNFTPYDSVQDCINSGGRLPKGSKSQPDGTLHSSKVSTSSSGSIPKYKRSYFGSWADDDRDCVNTRHELLMKQSTSTIDTGSNKCTVQRGRWLDPYTGKTFYNARDVDIDHLVPLKWAWDHGAYTWTPEKRKQFANDEVNLFAVQASVNREKGALGVLDWLPPAKSFHCQYVLRFTRVVKNYGLVLSDYEQRQFKGLKEQKCGK
- a CDS encoding GNAT family N-acetyltransferase → MEITIKQIQEFRPSGCSLIAYDKEGNRLGHAYISLDGDVATLVDIYVRPDTKKRTLLPFLNRKATFRNRGIGSKLLQHVIALCEATNVTALKGRMEGDISRLELWYAKYGFIISGTDITLTFSE
- a CDS encoding TauD/TfdA family dioxygenase, which gives rise to MNKNPITEWYCCMRDALNGLQENGYCIIRGSTIQELQKFASDLGQIVYTTEVQVNINSRALVTSDRELKLHTDHHAVNYIAWYCHKQSTAGGESVLLDTNLILPKLSNHDVQALRGIHAYEHKVFDDDAEQHPILSKSESNDLEVYYSYWLMDDKDRVNIHFQKLKELIEESKPLKFRLEANDVLILNNKRVLHGRTEIQGDKDRHLTRYWIK